One Brevibacterium spongiae DNA segment encodes these proteins:
- a CDS encoding MerR family transcriptional regulator, with protein sequence MTDSDLMPIGTFARTVGLTASALRFYDDAGILHPDHVDAQTGYRFYSEEQINTAHRLRELRELGMPLSDVSRFFAAATASDSAESLRVLNDHMRRVSAEGARLQHVAARLTESLRSEPSAPLCALPGPFFAAAVDQLLATTTDDPRFPVLNGVRLSVEPDALILAATDRYRFTCRTLVPSRSADTKWAGTVSGDALRNTVSAIRRSSTVNLAAGDNFVHIVLEDGTVSLCSLIDEPFPDAHDFFESLPTAVHRCMIDRSQLLRTMEQRPLEKLGLRLTSSGVRVVPPDDFVDFDGTRDGSELTLWFELTTLHPAVTHALGNDLIFDVTASDQPVVLRSADDGDFTTVLMPCQAPAH encoded by the coding sequence GTGACTGATTCTGACTTGATGCCGATCGGGACCTTCGCCCGAACAGTGGGTCTGACGGCGAGCGCGCTGCGATTCTACGACGATGCCGGCATCCTCCACCCCGACCATGTCGATGCCCAGACCGGATATCGTTTCTACAGTGAAGAACAGATAAACACAGCACATCGACTTCGGGAGCTTCGGGAGCTCGGAATGCCGCTGTCCGATGTCTCTCGGTTCTTCGCGGCCGCAACTGCATCCGACTCTGCGGAATCGCTACGGGTCCTGAATGACCATATGCGCAGGGTCTCAGCTGAAGGCGCGCGGTTGCAGCACGTAGCCGCACGCCTCACTGAGTCTCTGCGATCAGAGCCTTCGGCACCGCTGTGCGCTCTTCCCGGGCCCTTCTTCGCCGCAGCCGTCGACCAGCTTCTGGCGACTACAACGGACGATCCCAGGTTCCCCGTCCTCAACGGTGTTCGCCTCAGCGTTGAACCCGACGCGCTCATACTGGCGGCAACGGATCGCTACCGCTTCACCTGTCGCACCTTGGTACCGAGTCGCTCTGCGGATACGAAGTGGGCAGGCACCGTGTCCGGCGATGCTCTTCGGAACACTGTTTCGGCGATCCGCAGAAGCTCGACAGTGAATCTCGCGGCTGGAGACAACTTCGTGCACATCGTGCTCGAAGATGGCACCGTGAGCCTGTGCTCGCTGATCGATGAGCCTTTTCCGGATGCTCACGACTTCTTTGAGTCGCTGCCTACTGCAGTCCACCGCTGCATGATCGACCGCAGTCAGCTCTTGCGGACGATGGAACAACGGCCGCTGGAAAAGCTCGGTCTGCGACTCACCTCCAGTGGGGTACGGGTTGTGCCTCCCGATGACTTCGTCGATTTCGACGGTACACGTGATGGCTCTGAGCTCACATTGTGGTTTGAGCTGACGACGCTGCATCCGGCGGTGACCCATGCGCTAGGAAACGATCTCATCTTCGACGTCACTGCGTCGGACCAGCCAGTCGTCCTGCGCTCAGCTGATGACGGAGACTTCACCACTGTCCTCATGCCATGCCAGGCACCCGCCCACTGA